The Triplophysa rosa linkage group LG25, Trosa_1v2, whole genome shotgun sequence genome window below encodes:
- the ankrd24 gene encoding ankyrin repeat domain-containing protein 24 isoform X4: MDPHVVFSPMKHFCMCYGFIPSQDWSKTDDRLLQAVEQNDPEKVAMLLVKKGLCPSKLDVEGKSAFHLCASRGRLDCLEVILSHGVDINVTDGTGFNALHLAAKNGQPDCLKRLLQERMLVDSTDSFGRTSLHHAAVSGCLSCSEILWDFKANLDAQDGDGSTPLILGAQMSRMELCAFLLERGANPNIQDNQGRTALMLACESDSMETVEVLLKGGANPHLTDALGHNSAHYSISAGNHNITQLLQNGGCGATAAEGSNEEHAPPAPPSAGGTTPRKRRAPPPPKSPAQGTPPSSNTPASAQPEPQSPSPAPRTQLTSSENAVEDEEVFEEIRKLRLERGRLLQKIKTLEQQQHSATTALEELNSLRERLSEAEAERDRLLAELEELKAARASGVACESEDGEDLDDMLDFPGAEKLLSRQSRGLNADSSDEKDEGVSQGNPASVEQLCRKVEELTSQNADLVLKVQMLEMFEKDDTDMQSSGPDFVPTAQYESMRKEFEELQEKFSKVQTATEASSIAEDPGSDEKQQEEEKAEEHQKPRDLKEQLAKAQAELEELKEQMRLGVYSVEEAAKPDESSEASKERETSETQQLSARVQELEAELASKQTEGEGPGEGDNDTIRQLKQRVGELEATLQDKETGEKEKEKTVARLQERVRELEEALEQGKVAGHREDEGAPVNGLQARVEELERELKESVPRGKLEEVQVNLSLQLNQLARERAEVSTRLNQALLELERLRPPSGEYEDDDEPSESSEVSVASDMLPGSRTIATIQEELEVARQEAAQALDSLCAERESRAQDTLQLRDAVPLAKHQEALTAVAQQLAQTEKELQTERAQREHAQAELARLESELQVAQKESVSREEHERVKAELERSLEEVRQNAVTAQDALSEKETELKELRSRKALEQGLVSKEDHEAQRLSLQAEINTLSAQLADLTRKHEKTSVEVHQHVCSRCSVMLCLIKASVRWPRLSWRQLRNSWLICRLNPPTSNSYTRTSSTRKGSSKRRTARSQSCPRRCFV, encoded by the exons ATGGATCCTCATGTCGTCTTCAGTCCGATGAAACACTTCTGCATGTGTTATGGCTTCATTCcg AGTCAAGACTGGAGTAAAACTGATGACAGACTGCTGCAGGCGGTGGAACAGAACGACCCAGAGAAAGTGGCAATGCTGCTGGTTAAGAAAGGCCTCTGCCCTTCAAAACTAGACGTGGAAGGCAAGTCAGC CTTCCATCTTTGTGCATCCCGAGGTCGACTCGATTGTCTGGAAGTGATATTGTCCCATGGGGTGGACATCAATGTAACAGACGGCACAG GGTTTAATGCTCTTCATCTTGCTGCTAAGAATGGACAGCCTGATTGTTTAAAGAGGCTTCTGCAG GAGAGGATGCTTGTCGACTCCACAGACAGTTTTGGGAGGACTTCCTTACACCATGCTG CTGTAAGCGGCTGCTTGTCCTGCAGTGAGATTCTGTGGGACTTCAAGGCCAACCTTGATGCTCAAGATGGT GATGGGTCAACTCCTTTAATCTTAGGAGCCCAGATGAGCAGAATGGAGCTGTGTGCGTTCCTTCTGGAACGAGGAGCCAATCCTAATATACAAGACAACCAGGGCAG AACGGCTCTGATGTTGGCCTGCGAGAGTGACAGCATGGAGACCGTAGAGGTGTTACTAAAGGGCGGAGCCAACCCTCACCTAACCGACGCCCTGGGGCACAACTCCGCCCACTACAGCATTTCTGCCGGCAACCACAACATAACCCAGCTTTTGCAAAACGGAGGATGCGGAGCCACAG CTGCTGAGGGTTCAAATGAGGAG CATGCTCCTCCCGCTCCTCCCTCTGCTGGCGGGACCACACCCCGCAAGAggagagccccgcctcctcctAAATCTCCTGCTCAG GGCACGCCTCCTTCCTCAAATACCCCTGCTTCCGCCCAACCTGAGCCGCAGAGCCCTTCTCCCGCCCCCCGGACCCAGCTGACCTCATCTGAAAATGCT GTGGAGGATGAAGAGGTATTTGAAGAGATTCGTAAGCTCCGATTGGAAAGAGGTCGTCTGCTGCAGAAAATTAAAACCCTAGAGCAACAGCAACACAGCGCCACTACTGCCCTAGAAGAG CTCAACTCTCTGAGGGAAAGACTGAGTGAAGCTGAGGCAGAACGTGATCGACTTCTGGCGGAGCTGGAGGAGTTAAAAGCGGCTCGAGCGAGTGGTGTGGCCTGTGAATCAGAGGATGGAGAGGACCTGGATGACATGTTGGATTTCCCAG GAGCTGAGAAGTTGCTGTCTAGGCAGTCACGAGGCCTGAATGCTGATTCGTCGGATGAAAAAGACGAGGGCGTGTCTCAGGGGAATCCCGCCTCTGTAGAGCAGCTCTGCAGAAAAGTAGAGGAACTGACCTCACAGAACGCCGACCTGGTTTTAAAAGTGCAG ATGCTAGAGATGTTTGAGAAGGATGACACAGACATGCAGAGCTCGGGTCCAGACTTTGTTCCCACGGCACAGTACGAGTCTATGAGAAAAGAGTTTGAGGAATTGCAAGAGAAATTCTCCAAAGTCCAGACTGCTACCGAGGCCTCCAGCATCGCAGAGGACCCTGG ATCTGATGAGAAGCAACAGGAGGAAGAAAAAGCGGAGGAACATCAAAAACCAAGAGATCTAAAGGAACAGCTGGCTAAAGCCCAGGCCGAGTTAGAAGAGCTCAAAGAACAGATGCGACTTGGGGTCTACTCTGTGGAGGAGGCAGCGAAGCCTGATGAAAGTTCTGAGGCCTCGAAAGAAAGGGAAACCTCAGAGACCCAACAGCTGAGCGCGAGGGTCCAGGAGTTGGAGGCGGAGCTAGCCAGCAAACAGACAGAGGGGGAGGGGCCTGGTGAAGGCGACAACGACACAATCCGACAGCTGAAGCAGAGGGTGGGGGAACTTGAGGCAACCCTGCAGGACAAGGAgacaggagagaaagagaaggagaAGACTGTTGCTAGACTTCAGGAACGTGTGAGGGAGCTTGAGGAAGCCCTGGAGCAAGGCAAGGTGGCAGGGCATCGGGAGGACGAGGGGGCGCCGGTGAACGGGCTGCAGGCACGTGTGGAGGAACTTGAGCGGGAGTTAAAAGAGAGTGTACCACGAGGGAAGCTCGAGGAGGTTCAGGTCAATTTAAGCCTTCAGCTTAACCAGCTGGCTCGAGAACGGGCCGAAGTGTCAACGAGACTCAACCAGGCCTTGTTGGAGCTGGAGAGGCTCCGTCCACCTTCCGGAGAGTATGAAGATGACGACGAGCCTTCGGAGAGCTCGGAGGTTTCCGTTGCATCCG ATATGTTGCCGGGCAGTCGGACCATAGCGACGATACAGGAGGAGCTGGAGGTTGCAAGGCAAGAGGCAGCACAAGCTCTGGACAGCCTGTgtgcggagagagagagcagagctCAGGACACACTACAGCTCAGGGATGCAGTACCGCTGGCAAAACACCAGGAGGCGCTGACTGCTGTAGCACAGCAGCTCGCTCAAACAGAAAAAGAGCTCCAGACAGAAAGGGCCCAACGTGAGCACGCTCAAGCCGAGCTGGCCAGACTAGAATCTGAGCTGCAGGTGGCGCAAAAGGAGTCAGTAAGCAGGGAAGAGCACGAGAGAGTAAAG GCAGAATTGGAGCGCTCTCTAGAGGAAGTTCGGCAGAATGCAGTGACGGCGCAGGATGCTCTGAGCGAGAAAGAGACAGAGTTGAAAGAGTTGCGATCTCGGAAGGCTTTAGAGCAAGGGCTGGTGTCTAAAGAAGACCATGAGGCCCAGAGACTGTCTCTACAAGCCGAAATCAACACCCTGTCAGCCCAGTTAGCTGATCTTACACGCAAACATGAGAAGACTTCTGTTGAGGTGcaccaacatgt GTGTTCCAGGTGCAGCGTGATGCtttgtttaataaaagcgaGCGTCAGGTGGCCGAGGCTGAGCTGGAGGCAGTTAAGAAACAGCTGGCTGATCTGCAGGCTGAATCCACCCACATCCAACAGCTACACCAGGACATCCAGCACTCGCAAGGGCTCATCAAAGAGAAGGACCGCAAG ATCACAGAGTTGTCCAAGGAGGTGTTTCGTCTGA